One segment of Terriglobales bacterium DNA contains the following:
- a CDS encoding serine hydrolase gives MMETVLRAHGFEVVGNAPGCAIRRAPGYSGSSALAVLATGIAQHAFPGAAFAVSRDGNIVLQGAIGRFTYDEAVENVTLSTVFDLASVTKVVATTAMAMLLNDRGVLNLKQKIVDALPEFATDDRRREQITIEMLLAHSSGLPAYERLFEAANSRQELMKLAFRIPLVADPGTHVEYSDIGFILLGVILESLAGEPLDIFCAREIFAPLRMKSTRFRPAERVRSQIPPTRNDQDFRHRVIQGEVHDENASMMGGVAGHAGAFGNTSDLMSFSAAMLDCGPALFQKETVALFTRRQSSPAGTSRALGWDTPSSPSQSGNHFSPSSFGHLGYTGTSLWIDGERRIAVALLTNRTWPDNASKLIKQIRPAFHDAVMDEVLRITR, from the coding sequence ATGATGGAGACTGTGCTGCGAGCTCATGGATTCGAAGTTGTCGGAAATGCGCCCGGGTGTGCTATCCGACGCGCTCCCGGATACTCCGGCAGCAGCGCGCTTGCCGTATTAGCCACCGGCATCGCCCAGCACGCGTTTCCTGGGGCGGCCTTCGCGGTTTCCCGCGATGGGAATATCGTGCTGCAGGGAGCCATTGGTCGTTTCACCTACGACGAAGCTGTAGAGAACGTAACGCTTTCGACTGTCTTCGATTTGGCATCGGTAACAAAGGTGGTTGCGACTACCGCGATGGCAATGCTGCTCAATGATCGCGGGGTACTCAATCTGAAGCAGAAAATCGTAGACGCCCTGCCGGAATTTGCCACCGACGATCGCAGGCGGGAGCAGATCACCATTGAGATGCTGCTCGCGCACTCCTCCGGTTTGCCGGCTTACGAGCGTCTGTTCGAAGCAGCGAATTCTCGCCAGGAACTGATGAAGCTGGCATTCAGGATTCCTCTTGTTGCGGATCCCGGCACCCATGTCGAATACAGCGATATCGGATTCATCCTGCTGGGCGTGATTCTCGAAAGCCTTGCAGGAGAACCTCTGGACATTTTTTGCGCCCGCGAGATTTTTGCGCCATTGCGCATGAAGTCAACTCGCTTCCGTCCCGCCGAGCGCGTTCGCAGCCAGATTCCTCCGACGCGCAACGATCAAGATTTCCGCCATCGTGTGATTCAAGGGGAAGTACATGACGAGAATGCCAGCATGATGGGTGGAGTCGCCGGGCATGCCGGCGCATTTGGAAATACGTCTGACCTGATGTCCTTTTCGGCGGCCATGCTCGACTGTGGGCCAGCGCTGTTCCAAAAAGAGACCGTTGCCTTGTTCACGCGCAGACAATCGTCTCCTGCCGGTACGTCGCGGGCGTTGGGATGGGACACGCCGTCATCGCCGTCGCAATCCGGCAATCACTTCTCGCCTTCCTCTTTTGGGCATTTAGGATATACAGGCACTTCGCTGTGGATCGATGGCGAGCGGCGGATCGCGGTTGCGCTGTTGACGAATCGCACATGGCCCGACAATGCATCAAAGTTGATCAAACAAATCCGGCCGGCGTTTCACGATGCAGTGATGGACGAAGTGCTGCGGATTACGCGGTGA
- a CDS encoding 1-(5-phosphoribosyl)-5-[(5-phosphoribosylamino)methylideneamino] imidazole-4-carboxamide isomerase: MLIPSIDLMGGKIVQLVQGERKALEFDDFPEWVRRFSKFSVVQVIDLDAAMGKGDNQQLVKGLCAELACQVGGGLRTAEAARQVLEWGAKKAIIGSSLFSATDVNIAFAKSLADRLGADQLIFAVDSRGGYVSVKGWKESTGLRPADAMRKLEPSCSAFLYTHIDTEGMLQGFPFSVLEDLRNATRKKLIVAGGIKSAEEIARLDEMGIDAVVGMAIYTGVLQA, translated from the coding sequence ATGCTGATTCCTTCGATCGACCTGATGGGCGGCAAAATTGTGCAGCTTGTCCAAGGCGAGCGCAAAGCGCTCGAATTTGACGATTTTCCGGAATGGGTTCGACGTTTCAGCAAGTTTTCCGTAGTCCAGGTAATCGATCTCGATGCCGCAATGGGAAAGGGAGACAACCAACAGCTAGTGAAAGGGCTGTGCGCTGAACTCGCCTGCCAGGTCGGTGGTGGGCTGCGGACGGCCGAAGCTGCAAGACAGGTGCTCGAATGGGGTGCGAAGAAGGCCATCATCGGCTCTTCTCTGTTTTCGGCAACCGATGTAAACATTGCATTCGCGAAGAGTCTCGCCGATCGACTTGGAGCAGACCAGCTTATCTTCGCCGTCGATTCACGCGGCGGATACGTTTCCGTAAAAGGATGGAAAGAGAGCACAGGCCTTCGCCCGGCTGATGCCATGCGCAAGCTGGAGCCATCCTGCTCAGCGTTTCTCTATACGCATATCGATACAGAAGGCATGTTGCAGGGATTTCCTTTTTCCGTGCTCGAAGATCTCCGCAATGCGACGCGAAAGAAGTTGATCGTCGCCGGTGGGATCAAATCGGCAGAAGAGATTGCGCGATTGGATGAAATGGGAATCGATGCCGTTGTGGGAATGGCCATCTACACGGGCGTACTGCAGGCTTGA
- the hisF gene encoding imidazole glycerol phosphate synthase subunit HisF has protein sequence MLTKRIIACLDVDAGRVVKGTQFLNLRDAGDPAELARAHAESGADEIVLLDITATHEKRGTLIDTVRRTARELFIPFTVGGGIRTLADAEAIFEAGADKISINSAAIRDPKLIEQIAVRFGSQAVIVAIDARLGSNGQRYDVYVAGGRTPAGRTATEWAIEAEQRGAGEILLTSMDRDGTGIGFECQLTSRVSSAVQIPVIASGGAGNASHFVEVFRSGKADAALAASIFHFGIENVRDLKTALQQEGIPMRLPC, from the coding sequence ATGCTGACTAAACGCATCATCGCCTGCCTCGACGTCGACGCTGGACGCGTCGTTAAAGGCACGCAATTCCTGAACCTGCGCGATGCCGGCGATCCGGCTGAGCTTGCGCGCGCGCATGCAGAGTCGGGTGCGGACGAGATCGTGTTGCTCGACATCACTGCCACTCACGAGAAGCGCGGAACTCTCATCGATACCGTTCGCCGTACCGCTCGGGAGCTCTTCATTCCGTTCACAGTAGGCGGAGGCATTCGCACGCTCGCCGATGCTGAGGCGATCTTCGAAGCAGGCGCCGACAAGATCAGCATTAATTCCGCCGCGATACGCGATCCAAAGCTCATCGAGCAGATCGCGGTGCGCTTCGGATCGCAGGCGGTGATTGTTGCCATTGACGCCCGCCTCGGCAGCAACGGCCAACGTTATGACGTTTACGTCGCGGGAGGACGAACTCCGGCCGGAAGAACTGCTACTGAGTGGGCAATCGAGGCCGAACAGCGCGGCGCTGGAGAAATTCTGCTCACGTCCATGGACCGCGATGGCACGGGCATTGGCTTTGAGTGTCAACTCACATCGAGGGTCAGCTCCGCCGTACAGATTCCGGTGATCGCTTCTGGCGGCGCGGGAAACGCCAGCCACTTTGTCGAAGTATTTCGTTCCGGCAAAGCTGACGCCGCTTTGGCTGCATCGATATTCCATTTTGGTATCGAGAACGTCCGCGACCTGAAAACCGCTCTGCAACAGGAAGGTATTCCGATGAGGCTGCCATGCTGA